CCGGCACTTCAATGTTCTCATCCGTAAGAGCCGATCCACCGATGATGCCCAGCGCCTCATTTCTAATTGCCAACCGGCGCTTGATGCCCAGATGATCGCAGATTCGCTCAAAGGCCCAACGCTCACGCTCCGCTGTGCGCTGCCCGTAATTCACATGCAGTGCGGCTGCCTCACTATCTCGTGCGGCAAGCGCGGCGCAGACACATGAGTCCATGCCTCCACTCAACAACACCACCGAGCGCGGTTTTTCGCCTGCCAAAATAAATCCCCTGATGTGCGGATGCCTACTTTTCAGATGACCCGGCAGCCAGAATAGCTGCCCCACTTTATTTCTTAATTATCGCAAAACTTCAGTGTTCATGCTGGGTTGCAGCCGTTCAGACGCCCTTGGTCGCGGGTTCCCAGATGAATTTGTGCATCTGCAGACCCAGGCGCACATTGAGTCCGTCTGCCAAAATCCACTCCGCCAAAACTCTGGGATCAAGCTGGCAATTGGACGTGTTACGCTCCGTGCTTGGGCTCTTAAGAAACACCGGCGAAAATAGGACCGTCCCTACTTTATGTTCTAACCCATGCTGGCGAATGAAGTCTCGCGCGAACTCATAGTCTGTATGATCGGCTAATACGAACTTGACTTCGTCTCCCGCGGTGAGGGAGGCCAGATTGCTCATGCGAAACGTTCCGCCTTCGCCTGATCCAGGACACTTCACGTCCACAATTTTGTGGACCGCGGGCGGCACACGCTCCAGCGGACGCTCGCCGCTGGTTTCCAACAAAACGGTGTATCCGTGAGCGAGCAGGCGCTCCATCAACGGGACAAGTTCGCGCTCCTGCAGCATGGGCTCGCCGCCGGTGAACTCAACCAAGCCTGCGGGCGAGAGCTTTAGAACTTCTTGTTCTATTTGCTCCGCAGACATCTTGCTGCCGCCGGTGAACGTATATTCGCTATCGCACCAGGAGCAGCGCAGGTTACACGCGGCCAGCCGGACAAAGATACACGGCACGCCCGCGAAAGACGATTCCCCCTGAATTGAACGATAGATTTCGATGATCTGCATGTGTTGGAAGAACACAGCCTAGGGCGGCTGTGTTCCAAAGTTCATTCCGAATAGCGCGCGGTCGTGGTATCAGTTTCCCAGATGGTGACGTCCTTCACCGCAACCCGGCCGCTGGTAAGCGATTTCAGCCGGCCATTTGTCTGATCGTAAAAATATTTTGCCAGGTTTTCCGCCGAAGGGTTGAGCGCAATGAATGGCTCGATCTCATTCAGCATCTGGTGGTCCAGCCGGTCGATCACATGCTTCATGACCTCTTTTAAGTCCTTAAAATCCAGCAGCAGGCCGGCTTTATCCAGAGTTGGCCCCGTCAGCGTGACGCGCACTTTGTAATTGTGCCCGTGCGGGTTCTCGCATTTCCCTTTGTAATCGCGCAGGTAATGTCCCGCGGCAAATGAATCTTCGACTGTAACCTCGTACATCCGCTCCCCTTAGGTGGGCTGCGTGCTCAGACCCACTCTCCATTGTAAATGCCAGGTTTGACCGCGAAAAGCTGCCTGCGTCAATTAGCACTATTCCGTGAAGCGACCAACCAGCCTAGGCACTTATGCCGGGGGGCGTACCGAAATTGCCACAGCACCAGGGTCTTTTTGAGACCGGAGCCGTCCGTCTATAAACCCTTACAGTCGAGCACGCGTGCGCTTCTGAAAACTCTGACTCGTAGTGGATGCTGCGCCAAGGTGTTGCAGAATATGGGCTTGATCTTGACTCAGTCGGATACGTTTTATTACCTGCCTGCAATCCCGTTCTTCAGCTATTTTGGCAACGGGGTATTGGCAAGGAACTTGCAGAAGCAGATTTACGTCAAATTCAAAGCAAAGGTCGTGGAACTCATCCGTTCCTAAGGTGGAAGGGACATTGACTCATGCCGATCCAAAGCAGGACAAATATCAGCGCAGCCGAGTGTGCCGACCGAGCGGGAAAGCATGCTTTTGGACTGAACGACAACAAAACCGTGATCGCATTACGAAAACTGGCGGACGATATTGAAGCCGGCAAGGTGGTACTAAACAGCATCACAATCTCTTCCCATGCTACGCATGAAGAGTTTGCAGTTCGTGAAATCGTGATCGAAGTATTGGAGGAATACCCGGAAGCGGGACCGCGCGTGGTGAAAGAATAAGTCTGCCAAACTTCGACGCTCAAGCTGCAACTCTCTGGATCGGTCAATTGCCGGTCCAATCTTGTTGCAATCGCTATTTCAGGTCGGAAGCATTTCTTTCGCTTGCGCCGGAGAAGAATTGGTCCACGTCCGCCAGGTCTTTCGTCTTCTTATAGGCGGGAAGGCTATCAATAAAAGTGCGGCCGTAGCGTTGCTTCAGCAAGCGGTTGTCCAATAGCGCAAGCACGCCTCGATCTTTTACCGAGCGGATCAGGCGGCCAAAGCCCTGCTTCAGCGAGATCACCGCCGCCGGGACCTGATATTCAAAAAATGCGTTGCCTCCAGCGCCGTTAATGGCGCTGATGCGTGCTGCGACAACAGGATCATTCGGCACCGCGAACGGCAGCCGGTCAATGATCACGCAGCTAAGCTGTTCACCTTGCACGTCAACCCCCTGCCAGAATGACGAGGTGGCAAACAACACCGCGTTCGGCGTGAGACGAAATTCTTCCAGTAGCGCGTTCTTGGGCGCTGAGCCTTGCAACAACATAGGGAATGGAAGCTCGCCGAGCAGACGGTCATGGATATCATTCATCTGCGCGTAGCTGGTGAAAAGACAGAAGGCGCGGCCCTGCGTGATATCGAGAAGACGGCGGATTTTCTCAGCGGCTGAACGCCCGAACTGGGGCGAACGTGGATCAGGCATGTCCGGAGGAACATAAAGAATCGCCTGCTTCGCATAGTCAAAGTGGGACGTTACCACCATTTCACGCGCATGCTCCAGCCCCACACGCTGCCGGACATAATCAAAGTTCCCGCGATCAGGATTGCCGGCAACGGCCAGTGTGGCGGAAGTCAGGACAGCGGTTTCCAGATTCTCAAAAAGCGTTTGCTTCAGGATCTGCGAAACGTCAATGGGCGTTGCCTGGAGCACAATGTGCGTCTGCCCGCCACGGGTGCGACGGCCCTCACCTCGGTACTCAATCCAAAAGACTGTGTTCTTGTCCGTTGACTCCAGAATGAACGCAAGCTGGGCCTGCAACTCCTGTGTACGGCGAGAAAAGCCAAAAACTTCTTCCGGCTTTTGCGGCAGCAACTCAAGCTCCGCCAGCACACGTCCCAAAGATTGCATTACCGCGTCATAGTCATCGCCATGCTTTTCCAGGAATTCATCACGGTTGGTGAAGGCTGATCGCCCTTCGCCGGCCGGCAGCAAGCCAAAGAAAAATCGTGACCGCTCACGCAACTTGGCGAGCGCAGTAATTACTCCCGGCGAAATGGCTTTCTTATGTTGCAGCGTGGCTTCAATATCGCGCGCCAGTTCCTCAAAACGCAGGTTGCTGACGCTCACGCCAAAGTAGCTTCCTGCAACGTCTTCCAGTTCGTGCGCTTCATCAAAGATCACGGCCGAGAAGTCCGGCAGAACTCCGGCATCCGGGCCACCCGACTGGCGCAGCGAGAGATCGGCAAAAAAGAGATGGTGGTTCACAATGATGATGTCACTCTCCGCGGCGCGGCGGTGCATCTCCGTGATAAAGCAGCGGTCCCACTGCTGGCATTTCTGCCCAGTGCAGCGCTCCGTGCGCGCGTCAAGTTTCTGCCACAACTGCGCGCTGTCCGGAATACTCTTCAGCTCGGCGCGATCCCCGCTCTCCGTCGTCTCTTCCCATTTGGCGATCTGCCGATACTGCTCAATCTCCTGCAGTCCATTCAAGACTGGCTGGTTGGTAAGATCGTAAAGTTTCTGGCGGCAAAGATAATTGTTGCGGCCTTTCATGTAGCAAACGCGCAGCTTCCCCAGATGTTGCTCCAGGAATGGGATATCCTTGAAGAAGAGCTGTTCCTGCAGGTTCTTGGTGCCGGTGGAAATAATCACGCGCTTGCCGCTGCGGATCACCGGCAAAAGGTAGGCCAGAGTCTTGCCTGTTCCCGTGCCGGCTTCCACGATAAGGTGACGATGCTCCACCAGGGCTTTTTCCACCGCTTCCGCCATCTGCAACTGGCCGCGACGGAATTCATAATTGGGGTGCGCCTTGCTGAGCAATCCTCCCGGGGCAAAGAACTCATGCAGCGTGGGCAGCCGTCGTGCGGGAATGGCGGCGGTTTCGGGCTGGTAGGAAGAGGCCATGGCGAGCGTGTTTTTATAATAGCCGGGAACAGCAATTATCGGTTAGCAATTGGCGCTCCGGAGCCACAAAATTAGATTCGGACGTGGAGCAGTATTGTCAGAGACTAAAAGCAAATTGAAACCACCGCTCGTAGCCATCGTTGGCCGGCCCAACGTGGGCAAGTCCACGCTTTTCAACCGGCTCACGGGATCACGCCGCGCCATTGTAGGCGACGAACCCGGCATCACGCGCGACCGCCTCTATAGTGAAGTCAACTGGGACGGCCGTCTGCTGCGCATGGTAGATACCGGCGGGATTGTTCCGGACGACAAAGCCTTGATTCCCGCGGAGATATTCCGCCAGGCCAGGGTGGCGCTGGAAGAATCCAATGCGGTTGTGATGGTGGTGGACGCGCGCACGGAGCTGGCGTCACCCGACATGGAGTTGGCCCGACTGCTGCAGCGCCTGGGCAAACCGCTTTTTCTGGCCGTGAACAAAGTTGACTCGCCGAAGCAGGAAGCTGCCGCGCAGAACTTCAGGACGCTGGGTATCCGTGAGGTCTTTCCCATTGCCGCCGAACATGGCCTGGGCACCATGGAATTAATGGACGCGATTATGGAGGTTGTGCCGGTCGTGATGGCGCCAAATGAGCCGGAACATGATCGCCATGGCGCAAAGAATGTGCCGGCCGAAGATGTCGAGGAAGGATCTGCGGCAGAAACTTCCGAGCGTGAGGCTTCCGAAGAAGAGAAAAAAGAGACAAAGGTAGCGATCATAGGCCATCCCAACGTGGGCAAATCCACGTTGCTCAACATACTCACTGGCAGTTCGCGCGCTATCGTTTCACCGATTGCGGGCACCACGCGTGATGCCATTGACGAGCTGATTGAAAAAGACGGCCACACCTACAGGTTTATTGACACCGCTGGAATCCGCCGCAAAGGCAAGACACACCTGATGGCGGAAAAACTTTCTGTGGTAATGGCCCGCAAACACCTTGAGGCCGCTGACGTCGCGCTGCTGGTGATTGACGCGGTGGAAGGTGTGACAGGCCTGGACGCTACTATCGGTGGATATGCGCATGAAAGCGGCAGGTCAGTGATTGTGATTGTGAACAAATGGGACCTGGTTGGACCTGGGCGTAAGGATGGTCGCCCCCCTGCAGATCGCGATCTTTATGAAAAGCAGGCACGTCGAGCCTTGAAGTTTCTGGACTATGCGCCTATGGTCTTTGTCTCTGCGGCGGCGGGCAAGAACATTGACAAGATTTTCCGCGCCCTTGAACTGGTGTCTAGAGAGAGACGCAAGCGCATCGGCACTTCCCAGATGAACAAATTCCTGGAGTCAGTGGACTTTACCCGCGCGTCCGTCCCGCACCGCCAGCAGGTAAAGATCTTTTACATGACGCAGGCTTACGCTTCCCCGCCTACGTTCATTCTTT
The genomic region above belongs to Terriglobia bacterium and contains:
- a CDS encoding radical SAM protein; translation: MQIIEIYRSIQGESSFAGVPCIFVRLAACNLRCSWCDSEYTFTGGSKMSAEQIEQEVLKLSPAGLVEFTGGEPMLQERELVPLMERLLAHGYTVLLETSGERPLERVPPAVHKIVDVKCPGSGEGGTFRMSNLASLTAGDEVKFVLADHTDYEFARDFIRQHGLEHKVGTVLFSPVFLKSPSTERNTSNCQLDPRVLAEWILADGLNVRLGLQMHKFIWEPATKGV
- the queD gene encoding 6-carboxytetrahydropterin synthase QueD — translated: MYEVTVEDSFAAGHYLRDYKGKCENPHGHNYKVRVTLTGPTLDKAGLLLDFKDLKEVMKHVIDRLDHQMLNEIEPFIALNPSAENLAKYFYDQTNGRLKSLTSGRVAVKDVTIWETDTTTARYSE
- a CDS encoding ATP-dependent DNA helicase, whose amino-acid sequence is MASSYQPETAAIPARRLPTLHEFFAPGGLLSKAHPNYEFRRGQLQMAEAVEKALVEHRHLIVEAGTGTGKTLAYLLPVIRSGKRVIISTGTKNLQEQLFFKDIPFLEQHLGKLRVCYMKGRNNYLCRQKLYDLTNQPVLNGLQEIEQYRQIAKWEETTESGDRAELKSIPDSAQLWQKLDARTERCTGQKCQQWDRCFITEMHRRAAESDIIIVNHHLFFADLSLRQSGGPDAGVLPDFSAVIFDEAHELEDVAGSYFGVSVSNLRFEELARDIEATLQHKKAISPGVITALAKLRERSRFFFGLLPAGEGRSAFTNRDEFLEKHGDDYDAVMQSLGRVLAELELLPQKPEEVFGFSRRTQELQAQLAFILESTDKNTVFWIEYRGEGRRTRGGQTHIVLQATPIDVSQILKQTLFENLETAVLTSATLAVAGNPDRGNFDYVRQRVGLEHAREMVVTSHFDYAKQAILYVPPDMPDPRSPQFGRSAAEKIRRLLDITQGRAFCLFTSYAQMNDIHDRLLGELPFPMLLQGSAPKNALLEEFRLTPNAVLFATSSFWQGVDVQGEQLSCVIIDRLPFAVPNDPVVAARISAINGAGGNAFFEYQVPAAVISLKQGFGRLIRSVKDRGVLALLDNRLLKQRYGRTFIDSLPAYKKTKDLADVDQFFSGASERNASDLK
- the der gene encoding ribosome biogenesis GTPase Der — its product is MALRSHKIRFGRGAVLSETKSKLKPPLVAIVGRPNVGKSTLFNRLTGSRRAIVGDEPGITRDRLYSEVNWDGRLLRMVDTGGIVPDDKALIPAEIFRQARVALEESNAVVMVVDARTELASPDMELARLLQRLGKPLFLAVNKVDSPKQEAAAQNFRTLGIREVFPIAAEHGLGTMELMDAIMEVVPVVMAPNEPEHDRHGAKNVPAEDVEEGSAAETSEREASEEEKKETKVAIIGHPNVGKSTLLNILTGSSRAIVSPIAGTTRDAIDELIEKDGHTYRFIDTAGIRRKGKTHLMAEKLSVVMARKHLEAADVALLVIDAVEGVTGLDATIGGYAHESGRSVIVIVNKWDLVGPGRKDGRPPADRDLYEKQARRALKFLDYAPMVFVSAAAGKNIDKIFRALELVSRERRKRIGTSQMNKFLESVDFTRASVPHRQQVKIFYMTQAYASPPTFILFTDKDVKLHFSYERFLQNQIRQKFGFVGTPIWIKNRPRTKVELGPKKKSKRR